One Euwallacea fornicatus isolate EFF26 chromosome 22, ASM4011564v1, whole genome shotgun sequence genomic region harbors:
- the Mgtor gene encoding nucleoprotein TPR isoform X6, protein METCLFASVVSQEEWKKVPAEIGQKISKFVNEKFEEFITSKALLETKITNSEKSFTEIKGQNEALTSENEAHKARLEAANISITQLESQVSNLSSELIRLQTQSNQLEAEAAEYRHQRNLAVDERDETLKMIQRRNAQIESLQLDIETLTKQLQDAVSTKCEALAKAEEVASMRITLEYGEKRLEQERALMSSQIESLTEELQNRTDELLNMRRDNSSRCIQLETKLLEKTQELTVASEQLKSFTELNESLAARNEELAQKIFNLNETHSKVSESYVSEIDAKTMMTNTYKSMLEETQKHAEELRNALNEVQQMLRQATEQYGDLETKHKESGLAHEEIISKKNECIAMLKKELETANELIEQCKNGSISKDIEGLSSSAATVSRVMKSGMTYTEMYSRYVSTSEQLASKSEECVRLNNYINCIVREIEEKGPQVTQLRQEFSDALDANETLKASNDSLLAEVQQLREANVENRRMEGQVARENQRMKKELADLSRQVVHLLQEVEHSRVGSSSTSTDNDLSDSVSSADIITKRLVTFNDIAELQATNQKLLALVRDLTERQEEIESFDPAAVANLQRKVEDLRESQIELLEEREQQTKMMATLRNQRDMYKNLYSQAAKGGGGGDASVNLAFGTVDSGETLNKTQSEASDSNANSDEKVQDLETQITKYKKQVEEMKEEYETYRKERLDHEKILLEQLESVRNESKELTKMSCQLTSKAELNEEKFKVLQNNAEIFKKQIIALEKQNKIYSEAIIKHEQAASYLKDEAIQNQTKASKAEVILGSVQKENALLRDSERRLLKEIEMVKQHSHQQSLLQSNIELIKATLERNEAESKLRLEAKLDEAHLECSSLRRRLEEEQTHFRELTTHLEKQSKQAQERMEEEKLKADKLRKEISELRNDLINKTVYIEDLSRKLKSSVFAIPDASIEGRKLRELEQHMADAEAEISSLKTKLKGAKDASEEYFNVAQNAEKQLEEVLDKEQEHLKEIELQKQLVRELQEKNAELQGELSIQMDDQDIAAADIRSKSQKLQEELNVRSLDLRSAREQLEKTQSELKFMNEQLKASENKYAREVTLHSADLQSLTDLKAELDETNGQIQQVKSEKDRAVEALDEHLQGAAKQQQLLDEEKQKLDERFKNMEEQNSLLLDQIQQLNTQLTLLQSQVSTDNLNTSQNSSLGENLNRSFTEDEVHKSGQLLKIIKYLRREKDIAVSKADIIEAEHFRLKSQFDSVTKQLKEAKEQIEAQRQKLEVTNVSASKHSEVLRRLETLNAITDSNRALRHERDELLGEMQTLRTRAEQMESELAPLQEKNRDLQTKADQMHTENISLRAECTRWRQRANLLIEKTNRTSPEDWKKLQTERETLAKQLTVERGNNAKLSDENNNIRQTVAKLEDQLKSVRTQNNNQSEEISKLREQVQNLQYQASQLSESLDQQTQNNLRLSQENRSLTEEIGAKDNSISELKNNLTQVKKIAKKYKTQYEDQVKDIESLRQQNEQSQSEQNQNAEKQIQLLEQQKNEHEERVNLLETSHKENVDQLNQQVSSSQEQLDSLKKEIDILKQSSQEKEEKFKTLFKNAKDRIVSLTEQNTGLREELSKHDKFAHIGEQSDGNSNTNELVERISNLQQEKDELIEKLQQEKSAHTSEVEALKHSISQLERKLGQQQGSKPSTSSASSEKSSTERPTADIKPIPGHSTNTQTQSVPIQPWRSGGEPPLASIRPMSQQLRTAAVLPTTQTPSAVMVPPQQQVHTTGTSSIEALSSSPTSSHTEYVPATSSASSAMLGARQVAVPPTQSSEDDDNSMQIQTAPQQQTLAVISPRVEPPSSGPTQEQGTSSSSSNTVTTTQAGLKRQRDPDTDSCQAEEKSQLKQQSKRTRLQQGISDSGLEVEYQVPTSSQREDDDNIILVESDGPDEGEGDDQEEPDDTEVYDMEGMEQDNYEDNDCQEVEEEEEAGNEVEVIEDSSEVPNQSENQESAEVEMMDRQAQSEAISSGTDGPSSSSVHSISLSPRQRVVPPLPYRHQLLDEGTGRSVPTTPLQSSPQESIPNIAEEQGDRQTTQSDEENPQISVSTDSNICETRGEGSSEEATMGPPGQAGPSTDDNRPDEDLEGDDGVTSEGEKPPSTEEGEEEGREAEASQSPNEARRATRGNGPSARRSMRMSPARGSRVGPTPIVWGDARRSLQRQMPHGMGRGNHGNPGGNQPAPRRPRSRMQRPFGRF, encoded by the exons ATGGAAACGTGCCTTTTTGCCTCGGTGGTGAGCCAGGAAGAGTGGAAAAAAGTGCCCGCCGAAATCGggcagaaaatttcaaagttcgTCAATGAAAAGTTCGAGGAGTTTATCACCTCGAAAGCTTTGTTGGAGACGAAAATTACTAATTCAG AAAAAAGCTTCACAGAAATCAAAGGGCAAAATGAAGCACTTACCAGCGAAAACGAAGCGCACAAAGCGCGCCTCGAAGCTGCCAACATCTCAATCACCCAATTGGAATCCCAAGTATCAAATCTTTCCTCTGAACTTATTAGATTACAAACGCAGTCCAACCAACTTGAAGCAGAGGCTGCGGAGTATCGACATCAACGCAATTTGGCCGTAGACGAACGTGACGAGACTTTAAAGATGATTCAAAGACGGAACGCCCAAATTGAAAGCTTGCAATTGGACATTGAAACTTTGACCAAGCAGCTGCAGGACGCTGTCAGCACAAAATGTGAGGCTTTGGCTAAAGCAGAGGAAGTGGCGTCAATGAGAATTACTTTGGAATATGGAGAGAAACGATTGGAGCAGGAACGGGCTTTGATGAGCAGTCAAATTGAAAGTCTTACAG AAGAGCTTCAAAACAGGACTGATGAACTTCTAAATATGCGCAGAGACAACTCATCTCGTTGCATTCAACTTGAAACGAAACTTTTAGAAAAAACCCAAGAACTAACTGTTGCTTCTGAACAATTAAAATCCTTCACTGAACTAAATGAAAGCTTAGCAGCTCGCAATGAAGAACTGGctcagaaaatttttaatttgaacgaGACTCATTCGAAAGTTAGTGAATCATATGTCTCTGAAATTGATGCTAAAACCATGATGACCAACACATACAAATCCATGCTTGAGGAGACTCAGAAGCATGCAGAAGAACTGAGGAATGCCCTGAATGAGGTTCAACAGATGTTGAGGCAGGCCACTGAGCAGTATGGGGATTTAGAAACTAAACATAAGGAATCTGGGTTGGCTCATGAGGAAATCATTTCAAAGAAGAATGAATGCATTGCGATGCTTAAAAAAGAGTTGGAAACTGCTAATGAGTTAATTGAACAGTGCAAAAACGGGTCAATTAGCAAAGATATTGAAGGGCTTTCATCATCTGCAGCCACAGTTTCTAGAGTCATGAAATCAGGCATGACTTACACAGAAATGTACTCACGCTATGTTTCAACTTCAGAACAACTTGCAAGTAAATCAGAAGAATGTGTAAGACTCAACAACTACATCAATTGCATTGTGAGAGAAATCGAAGAGAAAGGCCCACAGGTTACCCAGCTGCGCCAGGAATTCAGTGATGCACTCGACGCTAATGAAACACTTAAAGCATCCAATGATTCGCTATTAGCAGAGGTGCAACAACTACGCGAAGCTAATGTTGAGAATCGAAGAATGGAAGGTCAGGTAGCCAGAGAAAAccaaagaatgaaaaaagaaCTCGCAGATCTTTCCCGGCAAGTTGTGCATTTGTTGCAAGAAGTTGAGCATTCTAGAGTTGGATCTTCAAGTACTTCTACTGATAATGATTTAAGTGATAGTGTTAGCTCAGCAGATATCATCACAAAGCGTCTAGTTACCTTTAATGATATTGCTGAGCTCCAAGCTACAAACCAGAAATTGTTAGCACTGGTACGAGATTTGACGGAAAGGCAAGAAGAAATAGAATCCTTTGACCCAGCCGCTGTTGCTAACTTGCAGAGAAAGGTGGAAGACTTGAGAGAATCGCAAATTGAGTTGCTTGAAGAGAGAGAGCAGCAGACAAAAATGATGGCTACCTTAAGAAATCAAAGGGATATGTATAAGAACTTGTATTCGCAAGCTGCtaaaggaggaggaggaggagatgCCTCAGTGAATTTAGCCTTTGGTACAGTTGACAGTGGCGAAACTCTCAATAAAACTCAATCTGAGGCTTCAGATTCTAATGCGAATTCTGATGAAAAAGTGCAGGATTTAGAAACTCAGATAACAAAATACAAGAAGCAAGTTGAAGAAATGAAGGAAGAGTATGAGACTTACAGGAAAGAGAGATTGGATCATGAGAAAATCCTTTTGGAGCAACTAGAATCTGTGCGCAATGAGTCTAAGGAACTTACAAAAATGAGTTGCCAACTCACATCTAAAGCAGAACTGAACGAAGAGAAATTCAAAGTTCTCCAAAATAAcgcagaaattttcaaaaagcagATAATAGCCctggaaaaacaaaacaaaatatatagcGAAGCTATAATCAAGCATGAACAGGCAGCGTCTTACCTCAAAGATGAAGCGATTCAGAACCAAACTAAAGCATCAAAGGCTGAAGTTATTCTAGGAAGTGTCCAAAAAGAAAACGCTCTCCTCAGAGACTCTGAAAGGAGattattgaaagaaattgaaatgGTTAAACAACATTCCCATCAGCAAAGCTTGCTGCAAAGCAATATTGAACTCATCAAAGCTACTTTAGAGCGCAATGAAGCAGAAAGCAAGCTGAGGCTTGAAGCCAAACTTGACGAAGCTCACTTAGAGTGCTCATCTTTGCGCAGAAGACTTGAGGAGGAGCAGACGCATTTCAGGGAGCTAACTACACATTTAGAGAAACAGTCCAAGCAAGCACAGGAGCGAATGGAGGAGGAAAAGCTTAAAGCGGATAAACTACGTAAAGAAATTTCGGAACTCCGAAACGATCTAATCAACAAAACTGTCTACATTGAAGAtttatctagaaaacttaaAAGTTCAGTATTTGCAATTCCTGATGCAAGTATTGAGGGCAGAAAATTAAGGGAGTTGGAGCAGCATATGGCAGATGCTGAAGCTGAAATTAGCTCATTAAAAACCAAACTAAAAGGTGCCAAAGACGCATCTGAGGAGTACTTCAATGTGGCTCAAAACGCCGAAAAACAACTAGAAGAAGTTTTAGACAAAGAGCAAgaacatttaaaagaaattgaattgCAAAAGCAACTGGTGCGGGAGTTGCAAGAGAAAAATGCAGAATTGCAAGGGGAACTATCGATTCAGATGGATGACCAGGATATTGCAGCAGCCGATATTAGAAGCAAATCTCAAAAGTTGCAAGAAGAACTCAATGTTCGGAGCTTGGATCTGCGGTCAGCCAGAGAGCAATTGGAGAAGACTCAAAGTGAGTTGAAATTCATGAATGAGCAGTTAAAAGCCTCAGAAAACAAATACGCCCGAGAGGTAACATTGCACTCAGCCGATTTGCAAAGTTTAACCGATTTGAAAGCAGAACTTGATGAGACAAATGGTCAGATTCAACAGGTAAAATCTGAAAAAGATCGAGCGGTAGAAGCTTTGGATGAACACCTTCAAGGCGCTGCAAAACAACAACAATTGCTTGATGaggagaaacaaaaattagacGAGCGATTTAAGAATATGGAAGAACAAAACAGCCTTCTGTTAGACCAGATTCAGCAGCTAAACACACAACTCACCCTTTTGCAATCTCAAGTCTCCACAGATAATCTTAATACAAGTCAAAATTCTAGTCTTGGCGAAAACCTTAATCGTTCATTCACAGAAGACGAAGTCCACAAATCAGGTCAGCTTCTTAAGATTATTAAATACTTGAGACGCGAGAAGGATATTGCTGTGAGCAAAGCTGACATCATTGAAGCTGAGCACTTTAGGCTTAAATCCCAATTTGATTCTGTTACGAAGCAGCTAAAGGAGGCTAAAGAACAGATTGAAGCTCAGAGACAAAAGCTTGAAGTTACTAATGTTTCTGCATCCAAACATTCAGAAGTGCTGCGCAGATTGGAAACATTAAATGCAATTACTGACAGTAATAGAGCCTTGAGGCACGAAAGAGATGAGCTATTGGGTGAAATGCAAACGCTGCGTACAAGGGCTGAACAAATGGAAAGTGAGTTAGCTCCTCTACAGGAAAAAAATAGAGATCTGCAAACTAAAGCTGATCAGATGCATACAGAGAATATCTCCTTACGAGCTGAGTGCACTCGATGGAGGCAGAGGGCTAATTTGCTTATTGAAAAAACCAACAGAACTAGCCCTGAGGATTGGAAAAAGCTGCAGACTGAAAGGGAAACTTTAGCAAAGCAGTTGACTGTGGAGCGGGGCAATAATGCCAAACTCTCTgatgaaaataacaatattagaCAAACAGTTGCAAAACTGGAAGATCAACTAAAATCCGTGAGGACTCAAAACAATAATCAAAGTGAAGAGATTAGCAAGCTGAGGGAGCAGGTACAAAACCTGCAATACCAAGCTTCACAACTCAGTGAGAGCTTAGATCAGCAGACTCAGAATAACTTGAGATTGTCTCAAGAAAACCGATCACTAACTGAAGAAATAGGTGCTAAAGACAACTCGATAAGTGAGCTCAAAAATAACTTAACTCAGGTGAAAAAGATTGCCAAGAAATATAAGACTCAGTATGAAGACCAAGTTAAGGATATTGAATCTCTTAGACAACAGAACGAGCAAAGTCAAAGTGAGCAAAACCAGAATGCGGAGAAGCAAATTCAGTTACTAGAGCAACAGAAGAATGAGCATGAAGAGCGGGTGAACTTGTTAGAGACTTCACATAAAGAGAATGTAGATCAGTTGAACCAGCAGGTGAGCAGCAGTCAAGAGCAGCTTGATTCGctgaaaaaggaaattgatATATTGAAACAATCCTCACaagaaaaggaagaaaaattcaaGACGCTTTTCAAAAACGCTAAAGACCGAATAGTGAGTCTGACTGAACAGAATACAGGTTTGAGAGAAGAACTTTCCAAACACGACAAATTCGCGCATATAGGAGAACAGTCTGATGGCAATAGTAACACTAATGAGCTTGTTGAGAGGATTAGCAACTTGCAGCAAGAGAAAGATGAGTTGATAGAAAAATTACAGCAGGAAAAGAGCGCGCATACATCAGAGGTAGAAGCACTGAAACATAGTATTAGTCAGTTAGAAAGGAAGTTGGGACAGCAACAAGGCTCCAAGCCCAGCACTAGTTCTGCTTCCAGCGAGAAGTCTTCCACTGAGAGACCCACTGCTGATATTAAACCAATTCCCGGGCATTCAACCAATACTCAAACCCAGTCAGTTCCTATTCAACCTTGGCGTAGTGGTGGGGAGCCCCCATTGGCCAGTATAAGACCAATGTCCCAGCAATTGAGAACAGCCGCAGTATTGCCAACAACTCAAACTCCTAGTGCTGTAATGGTACCTCCACAACAACAGGTGCACACTACTGGGACTTCGTCTATCGAGGCTCTGTCTAGCAGTCCTACTTCGTCCCACACCGAGTACGTGCCAGCCACAAGTTCTGCTAGTTCCGCCATGTTGGGTGCTAGACAAGTAGCAGTGCCCCCAACACAGTCTTCAGAAGATGATGACAATTCTATGCAG ATCCAAACAGCTCCTCAACAACAAACTCTAGCAGTGATTTCCCCTAGAGTGGAACCTCCAAGTAGTGGCCCTACTCAAGAACAAGGCACGAGTTCCAGTAGTTCGAACACTGTGACAACGACCCAAGCAGGTTTGAAACGTCAACGAGATCCTGATACAGATAGCTGTCAAGCGGAAGAAAAGTCCCAGTTGAAGCAGCAGAGCAAACGCACAAGGCTACAGCAAGGTATCAGCGACAGCGGCTTGGAAGTGGAGTACCAAGTGCCGACTAGTAGTCAGAGGGAAGACGATGACAATATCATCCTAGTGGAGAGTGATGGTCCGGATGAAGGTGAAGGTGATGACCAAGAGGAACCTGATGACACCGAGGTATATGACATGGAAGGAATGGAACAGGACAACTATGAGGATAATGATTGTCAGGAGGTGGAAGAAGAGGAGGAGGCTGGCAATGAGGTGGAGGTAATTGAGGATTCCAGCGAGGTGCCCAATCAGAGTGAGAATCAAGAGAGTGCAGAAGTGGAGATGATGGACAGGCAGGCCCAATCTGAGGCTATTAGCAGTGGGACTGACg GTCCATCGAGCTCCTCCGTTCACTCCATTTCACTAAGTCCCCGCCAGCGTGTGGTACCGCCGCTGCCCTACCGGCACCAGCTCTTAGACGAAG